From one Desulfatiglans anilini DSM 4660 genomic stretch:
- a CDS encoding class I SAM-dependent methyltransferase, whose translation MSSRKQDAAYEERRAFFDERAPRWMDTFYRDPATGRMDRHRDQFARLFQAIPVRRGDRVLDVGCGPGVLVPHLLERVGADGLVFELDYAPRMIAVNRELHPDPRVRFIVADVKDIPLEDAACDVVICYACFPHFDDKPLALAALSRVLKEGGSLSVAHFHSSREINDHHRKAGTPVMHDQLPEAGAMRGLFEEAGLAVRRSIDEPGFYLLEALKPPVSS comes from the coding sequence ATGAGTTCGAGAAAGCAGGACGCAGCCTATGAGGAACGCCGCGCCTTTTTCGATGAGAGGGCCCCCAGGTGGATGGACACCTTTTACCGGGACCCTGCGACCGGCAGGATGGACCGGCATCGCGATCAATTCGCGCGGCTTTTTCAGGCAATCCCGGTCCGGCGCGGGGATCGCGTATTGGATGTCGGGTGCGGCCCCGGGGTGCTGGTCCCGCATCTGCTCGAGCGGGTGGGAGCCGACGGCCTGGTCTTCGAACTCGACTACGCCCCCCGCATGATCGCGGTCAACCGGGAGCTTCACCCGGACCCGCGGGTGCGGTTCATCGTGGCCGACGTGAAGGACATCCCGCTCGAGGACGCTGCCTGCGATGTCGTCATCTGCTATGCCTGTTTCCCGCATTTCGATGACAAGCCGCTGGCCTTGGCGGCCCTCTCCCGGGTTCTCAAGGAGGGCGGAAGCCTGTCGGTGGCGCACTTTCATTCATCCCGCGAGATCAACGACCACCACCGCAAGGCGGGGACCCCGGTCATGCATGACCAGCTGCCCGAGGCCGGCGCCATGCGAGGCCTCTTCGAGGAGGCCGGGCTCGCGGTCCGCCGCTCGATCGACGAGCCCGGGTTTTACCTGCTCGAGGCCCTCAAGCCCCCCGTTTCCTCTTGA
- a CDS encoding carbohydrate porin: MITFSCIIAGAYQYENPSVGEDDDFGRGAMAIQPEVSISPTPADEIFFKLGFGAGNGLNIEKHPFPLAPWAADLEDDVKDINGRNRDYLLTAWYKHLFTFDEGLTLGLTGGIIDATDYLDENPYANDEFSQFMNEALVNAPNAFLPSYDLGGALEWECSNIALKGVIMQIDENDEGDAYDFYGVELNYTLDTLLGEGSYGILLCATSRDFSGAGGGGKEALKGIGLSFAQPLGENLGAWIRFRWCDDKAAVDFKNLYSGGFDISGRLWGREQDNIGIGYARLGGGNQDIDRVQVAEAYLRCGLGEIFAVTLDVQYLDDQYKAGAGEDVDGWITGVRLTAEF; this comes from the coding sequence ATGATCACATTCAGTTGTATCATCGCCGGAGCCTACCAGTATGAGAACCCGAGCGTCGGTGAAGACGATGACTTCGGGCGCGGCGCCATGGCGATTCAACCGGAAGTCAGCATCAGCCCGACCCCGGCCGACGAGATCTTCTTCAAGCTCGGCTTTGGCGCAGGAAACGGCCTGAACATCGAAAAGCACCCGTTCCCCCTCGCCCCCTGGGCCGCTGATCTGGAAGACGACGTTAAGGATATCAACGGACGCAACCGGGATTACCTCTTGACAGCCTGGTACAAACATCTGTTCACTTTCGATGAGGGGCTCACGCTGGGGCTCACGGGGGGCATCATCGATGCGACCGATTATCTCGACGAGAATCCATATGCCAACGATGAATTTTCCCAGTTCATGAACGAAGCCCTGGTCAACGCCCCCAATGCATTCCTGCCCTCCTACGACCTCGGAGGGGCGCTGGAATGGGAGTGCAGCAACATTGCCCTGAAGGGGGTGATCATGCAGATAGATGAAAACGACGAGGGCGATGCTTATGATTTTTACGGCGTCGAACTGAACTATACGCTGGACACTCTCCTTGGGGAGGGCAGCTACGGCATCCTCCTGTGTGCGACCAGCCGTGATTTCAGCGGAGCAGGGGGGGGCGGCAAAGAAGCCCTGAAAGGAATCGGCCTTTCGTTCGCTCAGCCGCTTGGAGAAAACCTGGGGGCCTGGATCCGCTTCCGTTGGTGCGACGATAAGGCGGCCGTTGATTTCAAGAACCTGTATTCCGGAGGATTCGACATCAGCGGCAGACTCTGGGGCCGGGAGCAGGACAATATAGGGATCGGGTATGCGCGGCTGGGCGGCGGCAACCAGGACATCGACCGGGTACAGGTGGCTGAGGCCTATCTGCGATGCGGACTGGGCGAGATCTTCGCCGTCACCCTGGATGTCCAGTATCTGGACGACCAATATAAGGCGGGTGCCGGTGAGGATGTCGACGGATGGATCACTGGTGTGCGGTTGACCGCGGAATTCTAG
- a CDS encoding ABC transporter permease, with the protein MKLWIAFWNILVKDMRTYYLKPPNVSWGLVFPLAWTGMFFIKSGSGLESILRLLPGVVGLSILFGTTSLLAVTVTFEKKNRSFERLLLAPIPFEFLMLAKTSGAILFGIANAFVPVAMAAFFTDLSGIAWGMFTCAVVLIAVVSTFLGLFIAVAVSEVFEAQTFSNFFRFPMVFLCGLFFPIDRLPVFLKPLSFILPLTYGADILHGAVHGGHMLPFALDWLILGLACILLFGVSLWNIQRKWIV; encoded by the coding sequence ATGAAGCTCTGGATCGCCTTCTGGAATATCCTGGTAAAAGACATGCGGACCTACTACCTGAAGCCGCCGAATGTCAGCTGGGGACTCGTCTTCCCCCTCGCCTGGACCGGGATGTTCTTCATCAAATCCGGAAGCGGCCTGGAGAGCATCCTGCGCCTGCTGCCGGGTGTGGTGGGGCTCTCCATCCTCTTCGGAACGACTTCCCTGCTCGCCGTCACGGTGACCTTCGAGAAGAAAAACCGCTCCTTCGAACGGCTGCTGCTCGCGCCGATCCCTTTCGAGTTTCTGATGCTCGCCAAGACCAGCGGCGCCATCCTCTTCGGGATCGCCAACGCCTTCGTACCCGTGGCAATGGCGGCATTTTTCACCGATCTGTCGGGCATAGCCTGGGGCATGTTCACCTGCGCGGTCGTCCTGATCGCCGTTGTCTCGACCTTTCTCGGTCTATTCATTGCAGTGGCCGTAAGCGAAGTCTTCGAGGCGCAGACCTTCTCCAATTTCTTCCGCTTCCCCATGGTCTTCCTGTGCGGGCTTTTCTTTCCTATCGACAGGCTCCCCGTATTCCTGAAGCCCCTGAGCTTCATCCTGCCCTTGACCTACGGGGCGGACATCCTTCACGGGGCCGTACACGGCGGGCACATGCTTCCCTTCGCCCTCGACTGGCTCATCCTGGGGCTGGCCTGCATCCTGCTCTTCGGGGTGAGCCTGTGGAACATCCAGCGCAAATGGATCGTCTGA
- a CDS encoding acyl-CoA dehydratase activase, whose protein sequence is MRFAGIDIGSRTIELVVVGEAGEIVSSVQADTGFDPMAEAKRLTEEVTFDRIMATGYGRNLFEISFDAPTVTEIKAHARGARAIFPEAQTVLDIGGQDSKAIALFENGKVKKFEMNDRCAAGTGKFLEIMARTLGFAIEAFGQEALKANRELSISSMCTVFAESEVTSLIAKGNDRLEIALGLHASVIRRAASMISRIASGGDIVFTGGVAKNPCMRRLLEERLGRRVLVPEDPQSVGAFGAALLAGE, encoded by the coding sequence ATGCGTTTTGCAGGAATCGACATTGGTTCTCGCACCATTGAACTGGTGGTTGTGGGTGAAGCAGGCGAGATCGTTTCCAGCGTGCAGGCCGACACCGGGTTCGACCCGATGGCCGAGGCGAAGCGGCTGACCGAGGAGGTGACGTTCGACCGGATCATGGCAACCGGCTATGGCCGGAATCTTTTCGAGATCTCCTTCGATGCACCGACGGTGACGGAAATCAAGGCCCACGCCAGAGGTGCACGTGCAATCTTCCCCGAGGCCCAAACCGTGCTCGACATCGGCGGGCAGGACAGCAAGGCCATTGCGCTGTTCGAAAACGGGAAGGTGAAAAAGTTCGAGATGAACGACCGCTGTGCCGCCGGTACCGGGAAATTTTTGGAGATTATGGCAAGAACACTGGGGTTCGCCATCGAAGCCTTCGGCCAAGAGGCCCTTAAAGCGAACAGAGAACTCAGCATATCGAGTATGTGCACCGTATTCGCTGAATCGGAGGTCACCTCCCTGATCGCGAAGGGCAACGACCGGCTGGAGATCGCCCTCGGCCTGCACGCCAGCGTCATCCGCCGGGCTGCGAGCATGATCAGCCGGATTGCGTCCGGGGGAGACATCGTATTCACCGGCGGTGTTGCCAAGAATCCGTGCATGCGCCGGCTGCTGGAGGAAAGGCTCGGCCGAAGGGTGCTCGTGCCGGAGGATCCGCAGTCCGTGGGTGCCTTCGGCGCAGCGCTTCTGGCGGGGGAATAG
- a CDS encoding SLC13 family permease produces the protein MTIEVLILLAIVAAAFVLFVGGWLRVDVVGLLVLSALALTGLVNAQEALAGFSSPAVVTVWALFILSAGLTRTGIAHQLGRPLQRFAKGSEALLITALMVAASLLSALINTVTVAAILLPATMDLARRSGRPPSRLLLPLALGCLLGGPFTGISTPPNILVTDAIRSAGLQPFGLFDFTPITGAIVAAGILFMVVIGRRLLPSRTTPQEGVDRPSIGTSYQLAAHIFTTRIPKGSPLDGRTLAESRLGSALYLTVLALQRKGVLMLAPRPNDILQAGDTLVVHGTPEFLEGFRASEHLQVEPVELAQNLFPRCLQIAEARIPEGSPLLSSTLAESGLRREHRAQVLALHASDETEVKDLRRHRLAEGEKLILQGESEALEKLAALGLISDLHIVPDHEAGILAARRTELLPVRVPAGSVLAEHNLIESRLGNGFGLTVIGLARGEEVLCMPSPDEKIQPGDLLVLQGSTRDLEVLEGLQDLEISERSTSLAAELESQQIGATEVLLSPRTSLAGRTLADLLFRERYGISVLAIWRRGRAYRTGLQDMPLQFGDALLVYGQRQSLENLARDPDFLVLDEAAARAPRLEKARVAVAIMLAVLASAILGLVPIAIAALTGAALMVLFGCLSMEEAYRAIEWKVVFLIAAMLPLGAAIENTGAAQMGAGALVAAVGDLGPRWVVAALFVITVLGTQIIPTAALVVLMAPVALSAAASLGISPHLLMMTVAISASSSFASPLSHPAHLLVMGPGGYRFMDYVKVGVPITIISLLVSVALLPVLWPPFG, from the coding sequence TTGACCATCGAAGTCCTCATACTCCTGGCCATCGTCGCTGCAGCCTTCGTCCTTTTTGTCGGGGGATGGCTGAGGGTGGATGTCGTCGGCCTGCTGGTGCTCTCCGCCCTTGCCTTGACAGGCCTTGTCAACGCCCAGGAGGCGCTGGCGGGGTTCAGCAGCCCGGCGGTGGTCACGGTGTGGGCCCTGTTCATCCTGTCCGCCGGACTGACGCGCACCGGCATCGCCCACCAGCTCGGGCGGCCGCTGCAGCGCTTCGCCAAGGGCAGCGAAGCGCTGCTCATAACGGCCCTGATGGTTGCGGCCAGCCTGCTCTCGGCCCTCATCAACACGGTCACGGTCGCCGCGATTCTGCTGCCGGCGACGATGGACCTGGCCCGGCGCAGCGGACGCCCCCCTTCGCGGCTGCTCCTGCCCCTGGCGCTCGGGTGCCTCCTCGGGGGCCCGTTCACCGGCATTTCCACCCCTCCCAACATCCTGGTGACCGACGCCATTCGCAGCGCCGGCCTGCAGCCCTTCGGCCTTTTCGACTTTACACCGATCACCGGTGCCATCGTTGCTGCCGGGATCTTGTTCATGGTCGTGATCGGAAGGCGTCTGCTCCCGAGCCGCACCACCCCGCAGGAAGGCGTTGACCGCCCCTCCATCGGCACGTCTTATCAGCTCGCTGCCCACATTTTTACGACACGCATCCCGAAAGGCTCTCCACTCGACGGCCGTACCCTCGCCGAGAGCAGGCTCGGATCGGCCCTTTATCTCACCGTGCTGGCGCTTCAGCGAAAAGGGGTGCTGATGCTCGCTCCGCGTCCGAACGACATCCTGCAGGCAGGCGACACCCTGGTTGTGCATGGCACCCCTGAATTCCTGGAGGGCTTCCGTGCCAGCGAGCACCTCCAGGTAGAGCCGGTCGAACTCGCGCAGAACCTCTTCCCGCGATGCCTGCAAATCGCTGAGGCGCGCATTCCCGAAGGCTCGCCGCTGCTTAGCTCTACACTGGCGGAAAGCGGCCTGCGGCGCGAACATCGCGCCCAGGTGCTCGCACTCCACGCCTCGGATGAAACCGAGGTCAAGGATCTGCGGCGCCATCGTCTGGCCGAAGGCGAAAAGCTGATCCTGCAGGGCGAGTCTGAGGCCCTCGAAAAGCTGGCGGCCCTCGGGCTCATCTCGGATCTGCATATCGTGCCGGATCACGAGGCAGGCATCCTTGCCGCCAGGCGCACCGAACTTCTGCCTGTGCGCGTTCCTGCGGGATCGGTGCTCGCGGAGCACAACCTGATAGAGAGTCGTCTGGGAAACGGGTTCGGTCTGACGGTGATCGGCCTCGCGCGCGGAGAGGAAGTGCTGTGCATGCCATCACCGGACGAAAAGATACAGCCTGGAGACCTTCTGGTGCTGCAGGGCTCGACCCGAGACCTCGAGGTGCTGGAAGGGCTTCAGGATCTGGAAATCTCGGAACGGTCCACCAGCCTGGCCGCCGAACTGGAATCCCAGCAGATCGGCGCAACCGAGGTTTTGCTCTCGCCCAGAACCAGCCTGGCCGGCCGGACCCTCGCCGATCTCCTTTTCCGCGAGCGTTACGGCATCAGTGTCCTCGCCATCTGGAGAAGGGGCCGCGCCTATCGGACCGGTCTTCAAGACATGCCGCTCCAATTCGGAGACGCCCTCCTGGTATATGGACAGCGTCAAAGCCTGGAAAATCTGGCCCGCGACCCCGATTTTCTCGTACTCGACGAAGCGGCCGCCCGGGCGCCCCGCCTCGAAAAAGCACGGGTTGCAGTGGCCATTATGCTCGCGGTCCTCGCAAGCGCTATCCTCGGCCTGGTACCGATCGCCATTGCCGCCCTTACCGGTGCCGCGCTGATGGTGCTCTTCGGCTGCCTGAGCATGGAGGAGGCCTACCGGGCCATCGAGTGGAAAGTCGTATTTCTGATTGCAGCGATGCTGCCGCTCGGAGCCGCCATCGAAAACACGGGTGCTGCCCAGATGGGGGCCGGCGCGTTGGTCGCCGCCGTCGGCGATCTCGGCCCGCGATGGGTCGTCGCCGCCCTCTTCGTCATCACAGTGCTCGGCACCCAGATCATCCCCACGGCGGCCCTGGTGGTCCTCATGGCACCGGTGGCGCTGAGCGCCGCCGCATCGCTAGGGATTTCGCCGCATCTCCTGATGATGACCGTAGCCATTTCGGCCTCGTCGAGCTTCGCGAGCCCCCTCTCGCATCCCGCCCATCTACTGGTCATGGGACCGGGCGGCTACCGCTTCATGGACTATGTGAAGGTCGGCGTCCCCATCACGATCATCTCGCTGCTTGTCTCCGTCGCGCTGCTGCCGGTCCTGTGGCCGCCTTTCGGATAG
- a CDS encoding double-cubane-cluster-containing anaerobic reductase produces the protein MAEDYRSMWADLGLDLAAHDALLAVLGQAYQDIYMSQKDRPEGMGYFDFVMSEVHGLRIKELLDEKAAGRKIIGSYCVFVPEEIVLAANATLVGLCSGADFAMEDVEKILPRNTCALIKSSFGFKIGKVCPYLESADMIVGENTCDGKKKAYESLKDLVKNLYVMDLPQVKSQNGKALLKAEYLRFKEAVEDLTGIPVTAESLKQAVRTVNAKRAAVHRLSLLRKADPAPVSGLDALLVNQVFFYDNPARFTESVNKICDELERRIELKKGVFPAKTPRILISGCPQAVPNWKLPMIVEGAGAVIVGEESCVGERGTRNLTDETGETVDEMLDAIVDRYFEIDCAIFTPNPDRLEHIREMVAAYNADGVIHYGLQFCQPYLMESMPVEKALEDMGIPCLRIETDYSMEDVGQLRTRVEAFVEQLR, from the coding sequence ATGGCAGAGGATTACCGATCCATGTGGGCGGACCTGGGGCTCGACCTGGCGGCCCACGATGCGTTGTTGGCGGTGTTGGGACAGGCCTATCAGGACATCTACATGTCGCAGAAAGACCGTCCGGAGGGAATGGGCTACTTCGACTTCGTCATGAGCGAAGTCCATGGCCTCAGGATCAAGGAACTGCTGGATGAGAAGGCAGCCGGGCGGAAGATCATCGGCTCCTACTGCGTTTTCGTGCCGGAGGAAATCGTCCTGGCCGCCAATGCCACCCTGGTGGGACTTTGCTCGGGGGCGGACTTCGCCATGGAGGATGTGGAAAAAATCCTGCCTCGCAATACCTGCGCCCTGATCAAATCCTCCTTCGGCTTCAAGATCGGCAAGGTCTGCCCCTATCTCGAGAGCGCGGACATGATCGTTGGGGAGAACACCTGCGACGGCAAGAAGAAGGCCTACGAGTCCTTGAAGGATCTCGTCAAAAACCTTTATGTCATGGATCTCCCGCAGGTCAAATCCCAAAACGGGAAGGCCCTTCTGAAGGCGGAGTATCTGCGTTTCAAGGAAGCCGTCGAGGATCTCACCGGGATTCCGGTGACCGCCGAATCGCTGAAGCAGGCGGTACGTACGGTCAATGCCAAGCGCGCCGCTGTTCATCGGCTGTCGCTGCTCCGGAAGGCCGATCCGGCGCCCGTATCGGGACTGGATGCCCTGCTGGTCAATCAGGTCTTTTTCTATGACAACCCGGCGCGGTTCACTGAATCCGTGAACAAGATCTGCGACGAGCTGGAGCGGCGGATCGAGCTGAAGAAAGGCGTCTTCCCCGCAAAGACCCCGCGTATCCTGATATCGGGCTGTCCGCAGGCCGTACCGAACTGGAAACTCCCCATGATCGTCGAAGGCGCCGGGGCGGTGATCGTGGGTGAGGAGTCCTGCGTGGGCGAACGCGGCACCCGCAATCTTACGGATGAAACCGGTGAAACCGTGGATGAAATGCTGGATGCGATCGTCGATCGTTATTTCGAAATCGATTGCGCCATCTTTACGCCCAATCCCGATCGGCTCGAGCACATCCGGGAGATGGTCGCCGCCTACAATGCGGATGGTGTAATCCATTATGGACTCCAGTTCTGCCAGCCTTATTTGATGGAGTCGATGCCGGTCGAAAAAGCCCTGGAAGATATGGGGATTCCCTGTCTGCGCATCGAGACCGACTACAGTATGGAGGACGTCGGCCAGCTGAGGACTCGGGTGGAGGCGTTCGTCGAACAGCTTCGGTAA
- a CDS encoding DUF4198 domain-containing protein, with protein sequence MRKVFSCLTAAVLTLLAASFHPAWGHFGAIIPSDDIVTKDDPKNLTLQIKFIHPMEMHYMDMAKPKQFAVVHNGEKTDLLGGLRASKGKSPDQTEAFTFWTADFEIRRPGDYTFYTEPAPYWEPAEDCFIVHYTKVCVNALGLEAGWDQPVGLETEIVPLTRPYGLWTGNVFTGQVLLKGKPVPFAEVEIEYLNESPGNTHVVTPPADPYVTQVVKADAGGVFTYAMPRAGWWGFSALSKADWKLNQDGQEKEVEIGAVYWVRTRDMN encoded by the coding sequence ATGCGCAAAGTCTTTTCATGCCTTACCGCTGCAGTTCTGACCCTCCTGGCGGCGTCTTTCCATCCCGCCTGGGGCCACTTCGGTGCGATCATACCGTCCGATGACATCGTGACCAAGGACGACCCAAAGAATCTGACTCTTCAGATCAAGTTCATCCATCCCATGGAGATGCATTACATGGACATGGCAAAGCCGAAGCAATTCGCCGTGGTCCATAACGGCGAGAAAACCGACTTGCTCGGCGGCCTTCGGGCGTCCAAGGGAAAGAGCCCCGATCAGACGGAAGCCTTCACCTTCTGGACCGCCGATTTTGAAATCCGCAGACCGGGGGACTATACTTTCTACACAGAACCTGCACCTTACTGGGAACCCGCCGAAGACTGTTTCATCGTCCATTACACCAAGGTTTGCGTCAACGCCCTGGGTCTGGAAGCAGGCTGGGATCAGCCGGTCGGTTTGGAAACGGAGATCGTGCCGTTGACCCGCCCCTACGGGCTGTGGACCGGGAATGTCTTCACAGGGCAGGTGCTGCTCAAGGGCAAGCCGGTTCCGTTCGCCGAAGTGGAAATTGAATATCTGAACGAATCGCCCGGGAATACCCATGTCGTCACTCCGCCGGCCGATCCCTACGTGACGCAGGTGGTCAAGGCGGATGCCGGCGGCGTTTTCACCTACGCCATGCCGAGGGCCGGCTGGTGGGGCTTCTCCGCCCTTAGCAAGGCCGACTGGAAGCTGAACCAGGACGGGCAGGAAAAGGAAGTGGAAATCGGGGCTGTCTACTGGGTGCGCACCCGCGATATGAACTAG
- a CDS encoding ABC transporter ATP-binding protein, whose translation MKESSPIIEVAGLAKHFGDVAAVESVTFHIQPGELFGFLGPNGAGKTTTINMLTGLARPDSGSIRIGGIDCTARPRAAQHLIGVVPDESNLYPELSGFQNLAFCGALYGMPKHERHGRARELLDLFGLTAAADRKFSGYSKGMKRKLTIAAGIIHRPRILFLDEPTTGIDVASARQLRELVAELNRAGTTVFLTTHYIEEAERLCHRITFIVSGRIVRVDTVESLVQPIREKHVLEVSSVNDPSDLLVRLEKSFPGHTFARPGRGLVRVEADEPIRVGPLVRFLEDQGGEVIEARRMRPTLEDIFVKVTGIEADAMRKEKTKAGDGGR comes from the coding sequence ATGAAGGAATCATCGCCGATCATTGAAGTCGCCGGCCTCGCCAAGCATTTCGGCGATGTCGCGGCCGTCGAATCCGTGACCTTTCACATCCAGCCGGGTGAATTGTTCGGTTTCCTGGGCCCCAACGGCGCGGGCAAGACCACGACCATCAATATGCTCACCGGCCTGGCACGACCGGATTCAGGGTCGATCCGGATCGGCGGCATCGATTGCACCGCCCGGCCACGGGCGGCCCAGCACCTGATCGGGGTGGTCCCCGACGAAAGCAACCTCTACCCCGAACTCAGCGGTTTTCAGAACCTCGCCTTCTGCGGGGCCCTTTACGGCATGCCCAAACACGAGAGGCACGGGCGGGCCCGCGAGTTGCTGGACCTCTTCGGACTGACTGCAGCCGCCGACCGCAAGTTCAGCGGCTATTCCAAGGGGATGAAGCGTAAACTCACCATTGCCGCTGGAATCATTCACCGGCCCCGGATCCTTTTCCTGGATGAACCGACGACCGGGATCGACGTGGCGAGCGCGAGGCAGCTGCGGGAGCTCGTCGCCGAATTGAACCGGGCCGGTACGACCGTCTTTCTGACCACCCATTACATCGAGGAGGCGGAACGCCTCTGCCACCGGATCACCTTTATCGTCTCGGGACGCATCGTCCGGGTCGATACGGTGGAGAGCCTGGTTCAGCCCATCCGGGAAAAGCACGTCCTGGAGGTTTCCTCTGTGAATGATCCGTCCGATCTCCTGGTGCGGCTGGAGAAATCCTTTCCGGGACATACCTTTGCCAGGCCCGGGCGGGGGCTGGTCCGCGTGGAGGCCGATGAACCCATTCGGGTCGGACCGTTGGTCCGTTTTCTCGAGGATCAGGGGGGCGAGGTTATAGAGGCGCGAAGGATGCGGCCGACGCTCGAGGATATCTTCGTGAAGGTTACCGGGATCGAAGCGGATGCCATGCGAAAAGAAAAGACCAAGGCGGGAGACGGCGGCCGATGA
- a CDS encoding AI-2E family transporter, producing MKRRNAMQRRTVDILFLLFFVLLISALFLAMISQFLMAILLAGIFSAMAQPLFRRLTRLLGERPRAASALTLLLFGFVILVPLSGLAGIITAQALKVGQTVTPWVQRQIAEPAGLTAYLQKIPFYEEILPYHDQILRKAGELAGKASSLLVNNLSAGAIGTVNFIFMFFVFLYVSYFFLIDGRRLLDRILFYLPLEERDERRLLARFTSVTRATLKGTAVIGALQGILAGLAFAVVGIDAAVFWGTVMTVLSIIPAIGSALVWVPAAIILALGGSYLKAIGLVVFCGVVVGSLDNLLRPRLVGKDTQMHDLMIFFATLGGIALFGVIGFILGPIVAALFVTIWDIYGEAFRDVLPGLNRDDSPESGCEKRLLEGCETEAGRSET from the coding sequence ATGAAACGGAGGAATGCCATGCAGCGCCGCACCGTCGATATTCTGTTCCTGCTGTTCTTCGTCTTGCTGATCTCGGCTCTTTTCCTGGCCATGATCAGCCAATTCCTGATGGCTATTCTGCTGGCAGGCATCTTTTCAGCGATGGCGCAACCGCTCTTTCGCCGGCTTACCCGCCTGCTCGGCGAGCGTCCCAGGGCCGCTTCTGCGTTGACCCTGCTCCTTTTCGGGTTCGTCATCCTGGTGCCTTTGTCCGGACTGGCCGGGATCATCACAGCCCAGGCCCTGAAGGTGGGGCAGACCGTCACGCCCTGGGTCCAGCGGCAGATCGCGGAGCCGGCCGGATTGACGGCCTATCTCCAGAAGATCCCTTTTTACGAAGAGATCCTGCCCTATCATGATCAGATCCTGCGCAAGGCCGGTGAACTCGCCGGCAAGGCCAGTTCGCTGCTTGTCAACAATCTGTCTGCCGGGGCGATCGGGACCGTCAACTTCATTTTCATGTTTTTCGTGTTTCTCTACGTCAGCTATTTTTTCCTGATCGACGGCCGGCGGCTCCTCGATCGCATCCTCTTTTACCTGCCGCTCGAAGAGCGGGACGAAAGACGGCTGCTGGCCCGATTCACCTCGGTGACCCGGGCGACGTTGAAAGGTACGGCGGTGATCGGCGCGCTGCAGGGAATTCTGGCCGGTTTGGCCTTCGCAGTCGTGGGCATCGATGCCGCGGTGTTCTGGGGCACCGTGATGACGGTGTTGTCGATCATCCCTGCCATCGGTTCAGCCCTGGTGTGGGTGCCGGCGGCCATCATCCTGGCACTCGGCGGCAGCTACCTCAAGGCGATAGGGTTGGTGGTCTTCTGCGGGGTTGTGGTCGGCAGCCTGGACAACTTGCTGCGGCCCCGGCTCGTCGGTAAAGATACGCAGATGCACGATCTCATGATCTTCTTCGCCACCCTGGGCGGGATTGCCCTGTTCGGCGTGATCGGATTCATCCTCGGGCCGATCGTCGCCGCCCTGTTCGTGACCATCTGGGATATCTACGGAGAGGCCTTCCGGGACGTGCTTCCGGGGTTGAACAGGGATGATTCGCCGGAGAGCGGCTGCGAAAAGCGACTCTTGGAGGGGTGTGAAACGGAGGCAGGCCGGTCGGAGACGTAG
- a CDS encoding alpha/beta hydrolase family esterase: MRRAKFRVQGAACASAFLVFALGVSVSAEPNELLGKELRVHGVNRHYWVYVPQGKKVDAPMPAVFVLHGGGGTDAETLSDWFGLNEIADREGFIVVYPKGLHGEWNDGKEKSLRPLKDITAVDDVGFISAVIDDCVRGFGVDEDRVYVTGLSNGGMMAHRLGIEIGYRLAAIAPLISNIALPIAGEEPAAPLSVLIMNGTEDPIFLLEGGELSVLGYEFGKVLSTEESLAYWLKANDITSEPERVMLPDTAPDDECRIERLTYRKEGGSLEVLLYVVEGGGHSVPGIDAPDRPRLIGRKCMDIHAGEVVWQFFKRHTRSTAGRTAATSG; this comes from the coding sequence ATGAGAAGAGCCAAGTTCCGGGTTCAGGGGGCTGCATGCGCCTCAGCTTTTCTGGTTTTTGCGCTGGGGGTGTCCGTTTCGGCCGAACCAAACGAATTGCTGGGGAAAGAACTGAGGGTCCATGGTGTGAACCGGCATTACTGGGTTTACGTCCCGCAGGGGAAGAAGGTGGACGCACCCATGCCGGCGGTCTTCGTTCTTCATGGCGGCGGGGGCACCGATGCCGAAACCCTGTCTGACTGGTTCGGCTTGAACGAGATCGCTGACCGTGAAGGCTTCATCGTGGTGTATCCGAAAGGGCTTCATGGAGAGTGGAATGACGGTAAAGAAAAGTCTTTAAGGCCTCTTAAGGACATCACAGCCGTTGACGACGTGGGTTTTATTTCGGCGGTCATCGACGATTGTGTGCGGGGATTCGGAGTCGATGAAGACAGGGTGTATGTCACGGGACTGTCGAATGGCGGCATGATGGCCCATCGATTAGGGATCGAGATCGGTTACAGGTTGGCCGCTATTGCACCGCTCATATCGAACATCGCATTGCCCATCGCCGGAGAGGAGCCCGCAGCTCCGTTGTCTGTGCTGATTATGAACGGGACCGAGGATCCCATTTTCTTGTTGGAGGGAGGGGAGTTGAGCGTACTGGGCTATGAATTCGGCAAGGTCCTGTCCACTGAAGAGAGCCTTGCCTACTGGCTCAAAGCCAATGACATAACCTCTGAGCCGGAAAGGGTCATGCTTCCCGATACTGCACCGGATGATGAATGCCGCATTGAACGTTTGACCTATCGAAAGGAGGGTGGATCCCTGGAGGTGCTGCTTTATGTCGTCGAAGGTGGCGGTCATAGTGTTCCGGGGATCGATGCCCCAGACAGGCCGAGGCTGATCGGCAGGAAATGCATGGACATCCATGCGGGGGAGGTTGTATGGCAGTTCTTCAAGCGCCATACGCGCTCGACTGCCGGGCGCACGGCGGCTACGTCCGGATAG